The following are from one region of the Alkalimarinus sediminis genome:
- a CDS encoding TetR/AcrR family transcriptional regulator — protein MKVESQKDDQVVSTDVEPRRLPVQGRSRERVNVILSSTLELIIDVGVQGLKTSEIARKAGISLPSLYRYFPNKTAIIKAIAQQHIEKLSSLMQAFLVDFDLDEGFDHLIDVYAEFYRSEPGYKEIWSGVESMPELQELDLGDLYNNADNLSVKAKSTFVGVEDERVWLICVMLPRTCGAILRLSMTMNEQQAEMLLSELKLMVKAYLRERTTSS, from the coding sequence ATGAAAGTTGAAAGCCAAAAAGATGATCAAGTGGTGTCCACTGATGTGGAACCTCGTCGTCTGCCAGTTCAAGGACGAAGCCGTGAAAGGGTTAATGTAATTCTCAGCAGTACGCTTGAGCTAATCATTGACGTTGGCGTTCAAGGCTTAAAAACATCTGAGATTGCCCGCAAAGCAGGCATCTCACTACCGTCGCTTTATCGGTACTTTCCTAATAAAACAGCGATTATTAAGGCGATTGCTCAGCAGCATATAGAAAAGCTAAGTAGCCTGATGCAGGCGTTTTTGGTCGACTTTGATTTAGACGAGGGCTTTGATCACCTGATTGATGTCTATGCTGAGTTCTATCGGTCAGAGCCCGGTTATAAAGAGATTTGGTCGGGGGTAGAGTCGATGCCCGAACTACAGGAGCTAGATCTTGGTGACCTATATAACAATGCAGATAATTTATCGGTAAAAGCAAAGTCAACATTTGTAGGTGTCGAAGATGAAAGGGTGTGGCTTATCTGCGTAATGTTGCCTCGAACCTGTGGCGCCATATTAAGGCTCTCGATGACCATGAATGAACAGCAGGCAGAAATGTTGTTGTCGGAACTAAAGCTAATGGTGAAAGCTTATTTGCGTGAGCGTACGACCTCGTCATAA
- the thiI gene encoding tRNA uracil 4-sulfurtransferase ThiI: MKFIVKLFPEITIKSKPVRRQFVKQLKSNIRKILKRIDDNIEVIGQWDKIEVDLPVELTPISGDVVDALKRIPGIANILQVTEHTYEDFDDILTKTRDIYEPMIAGKTFVVRVKRAGKHDFKSTDVERYVGGGLLKLTEGKSVDLRNPEVVVKLEIRDEKLYIIEKRYEGLGGFPIGSLDTVLSLISGGFDSTVSSYLTMRRGLRTHFCFFNLGGSAHEIGVKQVSLYLWERYGSSHKVQFITIPFEEVVAEILKSVHHSQMGVVLKRMMLRAASEVAKNMSIQALVTGESVAQVSSQTLTNLSVIDSVTDTLVLRPLVTMDKPEIIRISAEIGTEDFAKTMPEYCGVISDRPTTRAKLDKIAREEERFDFAVLDKAVEDQVWVSIDKVMDSVVTVEDVELVSTPSIDDVIIDIRHPDEAERKPLHLTNNEIMHIPFFELMSKTLELDLSKRYLLYCEKGTMSQLHASHLKGEGFNNVLVYRG, encoded by the coding sequence ATGAAATTTATCGTCAAGTTATTCCCAGAAATCACTATTAAAAGTAAGCCCGTTCGCAGGCAGTTCGTAAAACAACTGAAAAGTAATATCAGAAAAATACTGAAACGGATCGACGATAATATTGAGGTTATTGGACAGTGGGACAAAATAGAAGTTGACCTTCCAGTTGAGTTAACACCGATATCCGGTGATGTAGTTGATGCCCTTAAACGTATTCCGGGTATAGCCAATATTCTTCAAGTGACCGAACACACCTATGAAGATTTTGATGACATCCTCACGAAAACCCGAGATATTTATGAGCCAATGATCGCAGGCAAAACATTTGTAGTGCGAGTGAAGCGAGCGGGCAAGCATGACTTCAAGTCTACTGATGTTGAGCGCTATGTGGGAGGTGGACTGCTAAAGTTAACTGAAGGTAAGTCGGTTGATCTGCGTAACCCTGAGGTAGTGGTTAAGCTCGAAATTAGAGATGAAAAACTCTATATCATCGAAAAGCGATATGAAGGATTGGGCGGGTTTCCTATCGGCAGCCTAGATACTGTTTTATCTTTAATCTCTGGAGGTTTTGACTCTACCGTCTCTAGTTACCTAACGATGAGACGAGGGTTGCGAACACACTTTTGTTTTTTTAATCTGGGCGGTTCAGCTCATGAGATTGGTGTAAAGCAAGTCTCCTTATACCTATGGGAGCGTTATGGCTCGTCCCATAAAGTGCAGTTTATCACGATCCCGTTTGAAGAGGTGGTGGCTGAGATTCTTAAGAGCGTGCATCATTCTCAAATGGGTGTAGTGTTGAAACGCATGATGTTGAGAGCGGCTTCGGAAGTTGCGAAAAACATGAGTATTCAAGCGCTAGTTACTGGGGAGAGTGTTGCTCAGGTTTCGAGTCAAACGCTCACTAATTTGTCGGTGATTGATAGTGTGACTGATACATTGGTTCTGAGGCCTCTCGTCACAATGGATAAGCCGGAGATTATTCGTATTTCGGCTGAAATAGGCACCGAAGACTTCGCTAAAACCATGCCTGAGTATTGTGGTGTTATTTCTGACCGTCCTACCACTCGCGCTAAGCTAGATAAAATTGCCAGAGAAGAAGAGCGCTTTGACTTTGCCGTACTCGATAAAGCAGTAGAAGATCAGGTATGGGTGTCGATTGATAAAGTTATGGACTCAGTGGTGACGGTAGAAGATGTTGAGTTGGTATCAACCCCTTCGATTGATGATGTGATAATCGATATTCGCCACCCCGATGAGGCTGAAAGAAAGCCCTTGCACTTAACCAATAATGAAATTATGCACATCCCATTTTTTGAGTTAATGAGCAAAACCCTAGAACTCGACCTTTCAAAACGTTATCTATTGTATTGTGAAAAGGGCACGATGAGTCAGTTGCATGCTAGCCACCTTAAAGGTGAAGGCTTTAACAATGTTCTAGTGTATCGAGGCTAG
- the ppnN gene encoding nucleotide 5'-monophosphate nucleosidase PpnN, which yields MAKTGINARVTPEGTMEVLSRHEVSLLKDRSKKGLYDLFRQCALAVLNCGNESDDSKSIMEEYKDFDIKLVNQPRGIKLQITNAPSSAFVDGEMIKGIKEHLFSALRDIVHANSVLVKSSEFDLNSSDGVTNFIFHQLRNAQILEAGTQPNIVVCWGGHSISRMEYNFTKKVGHELGLRGLNICTGCGPGAMKGPMKGATIAHSKQRNCNGRYIGISEPGIIAAESPNPIVNELTILPDIEKRLEAFVRIGHGIIIFPGGVGTAEEILYLLGILLHPANQKLPFPVIFAGSKENESYFKMIDRFIGGALGEEAQKRYKIIIDDPVSVAKEIKTGIEEVAQYRRVHRDAYYFNWLLKIDPLFQQPFQPTHENMANLQLHREQPVHILAANLRRAFSGIVAGNVKDDGIRRVEKFGPFEIHGDKTILDPLEGLLESFIHENRMKLPGKVYTPSYRIVN from the coding sequence ATGGCCAAGACTGGAATAAACGCACGCGTCACACCCGAAGGCACCATGGAGGTGCTATCTAGACACGAAGTCAGCCTGCTTAAAGACAGAAGCAAAAAAGGGTTGTACGACCTTTTTCGCCAGTGCGCTTTAGCAGTACTTAACTGCGGTAATGAGAGTGACGATAGCAAATCGATCATGGAAGAGTACAAAGACTTTGACATTAAACTCGTCAACCAACCAAGGGGGATTAAACTCCAAATTACCAACGCCCCCAGCAGCGCCTTTGTCGATGGTGAGATGATCAAAGGGATCAAAGAGCATCTGTTTTCGGCACTACGCGATATTGTTCATGCCAATAGCGTGCTGGTAAAGAGCAGCGAGTTTGACCTTAACTCCTCAGATGGCGTAACAAACTTTATCTTTCATCAACTTCGCAATGCACAAATACTAGAAGCAGGCACCCAGCCCAATATTGTTGTCTGCTGGGGCGGCCACTCGATTAGTCGAATGGAGTATAACTTCACCAAAAAGGTAGGGCATGAGTTAGGGCTAAGAGGGCTTAACATCTGTACAGGTTGCGGGCCCGGCGCCATGAAAGGTCCTATGAAAGGAGCCACAATCGCCCACTCCAAACAACGCAACTGTAACGGTCGCTATATTGGTATTAGTGAACCAGGCATTATTGCAGCAGAATCCCCCAACCCAATCGTGAACGAATTAACGATTCTGCCAGATATAGAAAAGCGACTCGAAGCGTTTGTGCGTATAGGCCACGGAATTATCATCTTCCCTGGTGGCGTCGGCACGGCAGAAGAAATTTTATACCTCTTGGGAATACTGCTTCATCCAGCCAATCAAAAACTGCCCTTCCCCGTGATCTTTGCTGGCTCTAAAGAGAATGAGTCTTACTTTAAGATGATCGATAGGTTTATTGGGGGGGCGCTCGGTGAAGAAGCACAAAAGCGGTATAAAATTATTATTGACGACCCAGTCAGCGTCGCTAAAGAGATAAAAACAGGCATAGAAGAGGTTGCCCAATATCGCAGGGTTCACCGTGACGCATACTACTTTAACTGGCTACTAAAAATTGACCCGTTATTTCAACAGCCTTTTCAACCCACCCATGAAAATATGGCAAACCTGCAACTGCATCGAGAGCAGCCGGTACATATTCTAGCTGCGAATTTGCGTAGAGCGTTTTCTGGCATTGTGGCGGGCAACGTTAAAGATGACGGTATTCGGAGGGTAGAGAAATTCGGACCTTTCGAGATTCATGGTGATAAAACCATCCTCGATCCATTGGAAGGTTTGCTTGAGTCATTCATTCATGAAAACAGAATGAAACTACCGGGCAAAGTATACACGCCTAGCTATCGCATCGTAAATTAA
- a CDS encoding c-type cytochrome, giving the protein MMANAGGDVAAGKAKAGVCAACHGPEGIAMIPIYPNLAGQNEQYLVSSLKAYKAKQRTGGQAPIMQGQAAALSDEDIANLAAYYASLK; this is encoded by the coding sequence ATGATGGCAAATGCAGGTGGCGATGTTGCTGCAGGGAAAGCAAAAGCAGGTGTTTGCGCTGCATGTCACGGCCCTGAAGGTATTGCCATGATTCCAATTTACCCTAACTTGGCAGGGCAGAACGAGCAGTACTTGGTAAGCTCTCTAAAAGCGTATAAAGCTAAGCAGCGTACTGGTGGTCAAGCGCCTATTATGCAAGGTCAAGCAGCAGCATTAAGTGATGAAGATATCGCTAACTTGGCTGCTTACTACGCTAGCTTGAAGTAA
- a CDS encoding copper chaperone PCu(A)C produces the protein MQRLQQWVATGFVAVMSLVALTAEAEMKHVKASDIQAHMTWVRAVPPVATTTAAYMMLHNYSQQDDRLIAVESPASEIVEMHATEMSDGVMKMIKLDDVLVPAKGYVMFEPAGNHLMLINLKEPLKVGSMVPLTLVFEHHGRVNMQLKVSHPPEGSHKGEVKMQHGDHQMHH, from the coding sequence ATGCAACGGCTTCAACAATGGGTGGCTACAGGGTTCGTAGCAGTGATGAGTTTAGTGGCGCTAACTGCAGAGGCAGAGATGAAGCACGTTAAAGCGTCAGATATACAAGCTCATATGACTTGGGTTCGGGCCGTACCTCCCGTGGCGACCACCACTGCTGCCTACATGATGCTGCATAACTACAGTCAACAAGATGACCGCTTGATAGCCGTTGAGTCTCCAGCCAGTGAGATAGTCGAGATGCATGCTACCGAGATGAGTGATGGCGTCATGAAAATGATCAAACTTGACGACGTCTTAGTGCCTGCAAAAGGCTATGTTATGTTTGAACCCGCTGGAAACCACTTAATGTTAATTAACCTCAAGGAGCCTCTTAAAGTGGGGAGTATGGTTCCCTTGACGCTTGTTTTCGAGCATCATGGACGGGTCAATATGCAGCTGAAGGTTTCGCATCCACCAGAGGGTAGTCATAAGGGTGAAGTGAAGATGCAGCATGGCGATCATCAAATGCATCATTAA
- a CDS encoding AraC family transcriptional regulator — MSLTSDWPLPVDGIRFFVPDFIVTLFLENVLCKDLYPLRFGYYPNAKGHNMQREQHDDHLLIYCVDGEADLVVEGRHHKVRKGNLVMLPKDSIHSYKANDDNPWTIFWIHFDGELSQAYLDNLNYSFETPIIPLGVLPRLVAGFESLLAISASGFGQKVYIHIANHLKQLMTYIAILIPSVKAGESKSLNLDEIHGVMQHHIHEHLDLESLATKANLSKYYFSKKYKELTGRSPIQHFIHLKMEHACYLLDVSTQHVNEIARELGYDDAYYFSRLFKKVIGMSPMEYKKVRYR, encoded by the coding sequence ATGTCTTTGACCTCAGATTGGCCACTGCCTGTTGATGGGATTCGTTTTTTTGTCCCCGACTTTATAGTGACGTTGTTTCTAGAAAATGTATTGTGCAAAGATCTTTACCCGCTACGTTTTGGCTATTATCCGAACGCAAAAGGGCACAATATGCAGAGGGAGCAGCATGACGATCATTTGCTGATCTATTGTGTAGATGGCGAGGCCGACTTAGTCGTAGAAGGGCGACATCACAAAGTCCGAAAGGGCAATCTAGTCATGTTGCCCAAAGACAGTATCCATTCGTATAAGGCCAATGATGACAACCCTTGGACAATATTTTGGATTCACTTTGACGGCGAGCTCAGTCAGGCTTACCTTGATAATCTTAACTATAGTTTTGAAACCCCCATTATCCCTCTAGGTGTATTGCCGCGACTAGTAGCGGGGTTTGAGTCGTTGTTAGCGATTAGTGCGTCAGGTTTTGGTCAAAAGGTGTATATCCATATCGCCAACCATCTCAAGCAGCTAATGACCTATATTGCTATATTGATACCGTCAGTGAAGGCGGGTGAGAGTAAGTCACTCAATCTTGATGAAATTCACGGTGTTATGCAGCACCATATTCATGAGCACCTGGATTTGGAATCCCTCGCGACAAAAGCTAATCTATCTAAATATTATTTCTCTAAAAAGTACAAAGAATTGACAGGGCGCTCGCCAATTCAGCACTTTATTCATCTGAAGATGGAGCATGCTTGTTATCTGTTAGATGTATCTACCCAGCATGTTAATGAAATTGCGCGGGAGCTTGGTTATGATGACGCGTATTATTTCTCGCGCTTATTTAAAAAAGTAATAGGTATGTCGCCTATGGAGTATAAGAAGGTTCGCTACCGCTAG
- a CDS encoding CoA-acylating methylmalonate-semialdehyde dehydrogenase, with the protein MHSKLPLYIDGEFKASQSTRTIPVKNPATQLVLTDTPCATKEEVEQAISSAKKAFQSWKETPSPERARLMLRYQQLLKEHHDELAEILSQETGKIFADAKGDVWRGIEVVEQACNISSSMMGETAENVARDIDTYSFMQPLGVCAGITPFNFPAMIPLWMFPLAIACGNTFILKPSEQDPMTPVRLAELFHEAGFPKGLLQVIHGDKEQVDQIINHPDIKAISFVGSAHVGQHIYRTGTDNLKRVQCMTGAKNHMVIMPDANKSQVINNIVGASVGAAGQRCMAISVAVFVGESKEWIPEIKAAIAKVKPGLWNDEEAGFGPVISPEAKARILKLIEQGKQEGAVCELDGSSFSLPEYPEGNWVGPSLFTGVTPDMAIYKEEIFGPVLLTMESDSLEQAVELINQNPYGNGTSIFTESGSAARYFQHNIEVGQVGINVPIPVPLPFFSFTGWKNSFYGDLHAYGKQGVRFYTETKTITSRWFDEESLHGPNMTISLK; encoded by the coding sequence ATGCATAGCAAACTCCCACTCTATATTGATGGCGAATTCAAAGCTAGCCAAAGTACACGAACTATTCCCGTCAAAAACCCAGCCACACAACTTGTGCTAACCGACACCCCTTGTGCAACTAAAGAAGAGGTCGAGCAGGCCATTTCGAGCGCCAAAAAAGCATTTCAAAGCTGGAAAGAAACCCCCTCTCCTGAGCGGGCTCGACTCATGCTGCGCTATCAACAATTACTGAAAGAGCACCACGATGAACTAGCCGAAATACTCAGCCAAGAGACAGGCAAAATTTTCGCTGATGCAAAAGGCGATGTATGGCGAGGTATAGAGGTAGTCGAGCAAGCTTGTAATATCTCCTCATCGATGATGGGTGAAACCGCTGAAAACGTTGCTAGAGATATCGACACCTATAGTTTTATGCAACCGCTTGGGGTTTGCGCTGGTATCACACCGTTTAACTTCCCCGCGATGATCCCTTTATGGATGTTTCCTTTAGCCATCGCCTGTGGTAATACCTTTATCCTCAAGCCCTCAGAGCAAGACCCTATGACCCCTGTTCGACTGGCCGAGCTATTTCATGAAGCAGGCTTTCCAAAAGGGTTGTTACAAGTTATTCATGGCGATAAAGAGCAAGTCGATCAGATTATTAATCACCCCGACATCAAAGCGATATCATTTGTGGGTTCAGCTCATGTTGGCCAGCATATATACCGAACAGGCACAGACAACCTTAAACGCGTTCAATGTATGACAGGCGCAAAAAACCACATGGTGATTATGCCTGATGCTAATAAATCACAAGTCATCAATAATATTGTTGGGGCTTCAGTCGGTGCAGCAGGCCAGCGCTGCATGGCTATCAGTGTGGCCGTATTTGTAGGCGAGAGCAAAGAGTGGATACCCGAAATTAAAGCTGCAATCGCCAAGGTAAAACCTGGGTTATGGAATGATGAAGAAGCAGGATTTGGCCCCGTTATCAGCCCTGAAGCCAAGGCCCGCATACTCAAATTGATTGAGCAAGGAAAACAGGAAGGCGCGGTGTGCGAGCTAGATGGTTCCTCTTTCTCACTACCTGAGTACCCCGAAGGCAACTGGGTAGGCCCATCACTCTTTACGGGCGTAACACCAGATATGGCGATCTATAAAGAGGAGATATTTGGCCCTGTACTGCTAACAATGGAGTCAGACTCACTCGAGCAGGCTGTTGAGCTTATTAATCAAAACCCATACGGCAATGGCACCTCTATCTTTACGGAATCAGGTTCCGCTGCACGCTATTTCCAGCATAACATTGAAGTGGGGCAAGTGGGCATTAATGTACCGATCCCAGTACCATTACCTTTCTTTTCATTTACCGGTTGGAAAAACTCGTTCTATGGAGATCTCCACGCCTATGGCAAACAGGGGGTTCGTTTTTATACCGAGACTAAAACCATCACCTCTCGCTGGTTTGATGAAGAGTCGCTTCACGGTCCAAATATGACAATATCACTCAAATAA
- a CDS encoding acyl-CoA dehydrogenase family protein, which produces MDFNLNDEQRAYQQSAALFAEKELSPNAAQWDEESFFPVDVIKRAGQTGFCSLYTPAEIGGMGLSRLDSCLIIEELAKGCTSTTAYLTIHNMATWMIASFGSETLQQAWCPKLVNGDLLASYCLTEPNAGSDAASLKTTAKRDGDDYIINGSKMFISGAGDTDVLVLMARTGEPGAKGISSFVVPANLEGISYGRKESKMGWNSQPTRAITLQDVKVPAGNLIGQEGEGFKIAMKGLDGGRINIATCSLGTAQAALEQAQRYLNERKQFGRTLASFQALQFKLADMATELIAARQMVHLAAWKLDHKDPEATVYSAMAKRFATDVCFNICNEALQIHGGYGYIREYPLERHVRDSRVHQILEGTNEIMRVIIARRLLMEGATDIIR; this is translated from the coding sequence ATGGACTTTAATTTAAACGACGAACAAAGAGCCTATCAACAATCGGCTGCTTTGTTTGCAGAAAAAGAACTATCACCAAATGCCGCTCAATGGGATGAAGAGTCTTTCTTCCCCGTTGACGTCATTAAGCGGGCAGGTCAGACGGGTTTTTGCAGCCTCTATACGCCAGCAGAAATCGGTGGGATGGGGCTAAGCCGACTCGACTCATGCTTAATAATTGAAGAGTTGGCAAAGGGCTGTACGTCAACCACGGCCTACCTGACGATTCATAATATGGCAACGTGGATGATCGCCAGTTTTGGCAGTGAAACACTGCAACAGGCATGGTGCCCCAAGCTAGTCAACGGTGATTTGCTAGCCTCCTATTGCCTGACAGAGCCTAATGCAGGTTCCGATGCGGCATCACTCAAGACTACGGCTAAACGAGACGGCGACGATTACATTATTAACGGCAGCAAGATGTTTATCTCTGGAGCAGGAGATACCGATGTATTGGTTCTAATGGCGCGTACAGGCGAACCTGGTGCCAAAGGCATTTCAAGCTTTGTTGTTCCAGCAAACCTTGAAGGCATCAGCTATGGCAGAAAAGAGAGCAAAATGGGTTGGAATAGTCAGCCGACTAGAGCCATCACCTTGCAAGACGTTAAAGTACCTGCAGGCAACCTGATAGGCCAAGAGGGAGAAGGTTTCAAAATTGCGATGAAGGGACTCGATGGTGGCAGGATAAATATTGCTACCTGCTCTTTGGGGACGGCGCAAGCAGCACTTGAACAGGCACAGCGATACCTCAATGAGAGAAAGCAATTTGGTCGCACACTGGCAAGCTTTCAGGCACTACAATTTAAACTAGCCGACATGGCCACAGAACTGATCGCAGCCAGACAAATGGTACACCTCGCAGCATGGAAGCTCGACCATAAAGACCCTGAAGCAACCGTCTACAGCGCTATGGCAAAACGCTTTGCGACAGATGTCTGTTTTAATATCTGTAACGAGGCGCTACAAATACATGGTGGTTATGGATATATCCGCGAATATCCATTAGAGCGGCACGTTCGAGATAGTCGAGTACATCAAATCTTAGAAGGCACTAACGAAATAATGCGCGTGATCATAGCGCGACGTTTATTAATGGAAGGCGCAACAGATATTATTAGATAA
- a CDS encoding enoyl-CoA hydratase, whose protein sequence is MTPDTSKLLLEIIEHTAIITINNPPANTWDGESLAALKTLILNLNEDRNIYSLVITGQGQKFFSAGADLNLFASGDKAVAEEMGRVFGEAFETLSQFRGVSIAAINGFAMGGGLECALACDIRIAEAQAKMALPEATVGLLPCAGGTQNLPWLVGEGWAKRMILCGERVDAKQALTIGLVEEVVEPGEALEAALALAKKVAKQSPSSVAACKTLVQAARSNPMQQALPTERTLFVDLFDTEDQAEGVNAFLEKRTPAWKNK, encoded by the coding sequence ATGACTCCAGATACATCAAAACTACTCCTTGAGATTATCGAGCACACAGCGATCATTACCATTAACAACCCTCCCGCTAACACCTGGGATGGGGAAAGCCTTGCGGCACTAAAAACGCTTATTTTAAACCTGAATGAAGACCGAAATATCTACAGCCTGGTCATTACAGGCCAAGGACAAAAGTTCTTCTCCGCCGGCGCTGACCTCAACTTGTTTGCCAGTGGCGATAAAGCCGTAGCAGAAGAGATGGGGAGAGTATTTGGCGAAGCATTTGAAACACTCAGTCAATTCAGGGGCGTGTCGATTGCCGCCATTAACGGTTTTGCCATGGGTGGAGGTCTGGAGTGCGCATTGGCCTGTGATATTCGTATTGCCGAAGCCCAAGCCAAAATGGCGCTTCCCGAAGCAACTGTTGGCTTGCTCCCTTGTGCAGGCGGCACCCAAAACCTGCCATGGTTAGTTGGCGAAGGCTGGGCAAAACGTATGATTCTTTGCGGTGAACGAGTAGATGCCAAACAAGCGCTTACCATTGGCCTGGTAGAAGAAGTCGTTGAACCAGGAGAAGCCCTAGAGGCTGCGTTAGCCCTAGCGAAAAAGGTTGCCAAACAAAGCCCCTCCTCTGTTGCCGCGTGTAAAACGCTGGTGCAAGCAGCCAGAAGTAACCCGATGCAACAAGCACTTCCAACAGAGCGAACCCTATTTGTTGATCTATTCGATACCGAAGACCAGGCCGAAGGGGTAAATGCATTTTTAGAAAAGCGCACCCCCGCATGGAAAAACAAATAA
- a CDS encoding enoyl-CoA hydratase/isomerase family protein: MSSKQPVIFEEQPAANGCVIGVATLNAESSLNALTLEMIDLLTAQLTEWSINDKLTCVVLRGAGDKSFCAGGDIIKLYESMKQSPNGPNPYAESFFTREYSLDYLIHTYSKPIICIGQGIVMGGGLGLFAGASHRIVTETSRIAMPEITIGLFPDVGGTWFLNKMPDNCGLYLGLTGSSINATDALYLNLATHFIAADSRTSLLSQLKEADWGIDKTTNAQVIDDILTVLSENTQSIKPLAQVETHKEVIKQVTSHPSLPEIITAITSLETEDKWLQKGISALKNGCPTTAKIVYHQITQGHALSLKEVFQEELIIAIQCTRHPDFLEGIRALLIDKDYTPKWFFADIESVTDEWLNQHLTPPWSDNQHPLEQL; encoded by the coding sequence ATGAGCTCCAAACAACCTGTTATTTTTGAAGAGCAACCCGCTGCTAATGGCTGCGTTATTGGCGTTGCGACCCTTAATGCTGAGTCATCACTGAATGCATTGACCCTCGAAATGATAGACCTACTCACGGCTCAACTAACAGAGTGGTCTATTAACGATAAATTAACCTGTGTTGTACTGCGAGGAGCAGGTGATAAATCATTCTGTGCGGGCGGCGACATCATTAAACTCTATGAATCGATGAAGCAGAGCCCAAATGGCCCTAACCCTTACGCTGAGAGTTTTTTTACCCGGGAATATAGTCTTGATTACTTAATTCATACCTACTCAAAGCCCATCATCTGTATCGGCCAAGGTATCGTCATGGGTGGGGGCTTAGGGCTATTTGCAGGGGCTAGCCATCGAATCGTGACAGAGACCTCAAGAATCGCAATGCCCGAGATTACTATCGGGCTATTTCCAGATGTTGGCGGCACATGGTTCCTAAATAAGATGCCTGATAATTGTGGCCTCTATTTAGGCTTAACAGGGTCATCAATCAATGCAACTGACGCCCTCTACCTCAACTTGGCTACTCACTTTATCGCTGCTGATAGCCGCACATCATTATTGAGTCAACTAAAAGAGGCCGACTGGGGCATTGACAAAACAACCAATGCACAAGTCATCGATGACATATTGACGGTATTATCCGAAAACACACAATCGATTAAGCCCCTCGCTCAAGTTGAAACTCATAAAGAGGTCATCAAACAGGTCACCAGTCACCCATCACTGCCTGAAATCATTACGGCTATTACGTCGCTAGAAACTGAAGATAAATGGCTTCAAAAAGGTATTTCAGCACTCAAGAATGGCTGCCCGACTACAGCAAAAATTGTCTATCATCAGATCACTCAAGGCCACGCACTATCCTTAAAAGAGGTGTTTCAAGAGGAGCTGATAATCGCTATTCAATGCACAAGGCACCCAGATTTTCTCGAGGGCATTCGTGCACTTCTAATTGATAAAGATTATACCCCAAAGTGGTTTTTTGCTGATATTGAAAGCGTTACCGATGAATGGCTGAACCAGCATTTAACGCCGCCGTGGTCTGATAACCAACACCCACTTGAACAGCTATAA
- the mmsB gene encoding 3-hydroxyisobutyrate dehydrogenase, translating into MKSVGFIGLGHMGAPMALNILKADFKLKVFDLNPSAVRTLSDAGATTVSSALEAANDVDVLITMLPSSPHVKQLYLGEDGLFENISGQPLIIDCSTIAPDAAKEVAEAAKRRGLEMLDAPVSGGVAGASAGTLTFIIGGKSEALEKGRPFFECMGKNIFHAGGNGAGQVAKICNNMLLAVLMAGTAEALQLGVNNGLDPKVLSDIMNKSSGNNWCLDVYNPYPGVMDNAPAARDYDGGFLVDLMNKDLGLAAEAMLSSKSSTPLGSLAKSLYALHASKGHGGLDFSSIQKLFQPE; encoded by the coding sequence ATGAAAAGCGTTGGTTTTATTGGCTTAGGCCATATGGGCGCCCCTATGGCACTCAATATACTTAAAGCAGACTTCAAATTAAAAGTGTTTGATTTGAACCCCTCGGCAGTGAGAACACTGTCAGATGCAGGCGCAACCACCGTCTCTTCGGCACTAGAAGCCGCTAATGACGTGGATGTTCTCATTACTATGCTGCCCTCCAGCCCACATGTTAAACAGCTATATTTGGGTGAAGATGGCTTATTTGAAAATATATCCGGCCAACCATTAATTATTGACTGCAGCACCATCGCGCCCGATGCGGCCAAAGAAGTTGCCGAAGCGGCTAAACGAAGGGGGCTGGAGATGCTTGATGCACCCGTGTCAGGCGGTGTAGCAGGAGCAAGTGCAGGCACTCTAACATTTATCATTGGGGGCAAATCAGAAGCTCTAGAAAAGGGGCGGCCATTTTTCGAATGTATGGGCAAAAACATTTTTCATGCAGGAGGTAATGGGGCGGGACAAGTTGCAAAAATTTGCAACAATATGCTTTTAGCGGTCTTGATGGCAGGTACAGCAGAAGCACTGCAACTAGGCGTAAACAATGGCCTAGACCCTAAAGTGCTTTCAGACATTATGAACAAGAGTTCAGGTAATAACTGGTGTTTAGATGTCTACAACCCCTACCCTGGCGTGATGGATAACGCACCGGCAGCAAGAGATTACGACGGTGGCTTTTTGGTAGATTTAATGAACAAAGATCTTGGGCTAGCAGCCGAAGCCATGCTGTCATCTAAATCATCTACACCATTGGGCTCTCTCGCCAAAAGTTTATATGCCCTGCATGCCAGCAAGGGACATGGTGGACTCGACTTTTCAAGTATTCAAAAGCTATTTCAACCAGAGTAG